In a single window of the Coffea eugenioides isolate CCC68of chromosome 3, Ceug_1.0, whole genome shotgun sequence genome:
- the LOC113765534 gene encoding uncharacterized protein LOC113765534, with protein MGLSASKRVNQTLTNSSDFNSACDSVYESSLALAQHAFPGIRPYQLFSSIERLHQSLSIPLITKWVPSPPTREQVDRAFKVVINRRSRPGLSQEEENEEDVIGNEEFKEVALEVFTDGIVSNARKEVLKRVPVGVAGIAGVGMLVRPGKEVVGTVMGVYALGVATAVYLSLAG; from the coding sequence ATGGGACTCTCAGCTTCTAAACGAGTCAACCAAACCCTCACAAACTCATCCGATTTCAACTCAGCTTGCGACTCAGTCTACGAGTCCTCACTCGCTCTCGCCCAACACGCCTTTCCCGGAATCAGACCTTACCAACTCTTCTCTTCGATCGAACGCCTTCATCAATCTCTCTCCATTCCTCTGATTACCAAATGGGTCCCGTCTCCTCCAACCAGGGAGCAAGTTGACCGGGCTTTTAAGGTCGTTATTAACCGTCGCAGCCGGCCTGGCCTGagtcaagaagaagaaaacgaaGAAGACGTGATCGGAAATGAGGAATTTAAAGAGGTCGCCCTCGAGGTTTTCACTGACGGCATCGTTTCCAACGCGCGTAAAGAGGTATTGAAGAGGGTTCCTGTTGGGGTTGCGGGAATCGCTGGAGTGGGGATGTTGGTTCGGCCCGGGAAAGAAGTTGTTGGCACGGTGATGGGTGTGTACGCGCTTGGTGTTGCGACTGCTGTTTATCTTAGTTTGGCTGGCTGA
- the LOC113766426 gene encoding uncharacterized protein LOC113766426, which yields MDWSARYNAQLNCKTKMMKLCIPGEATLKLDVRGRLVSSALISGIRVRKILNKGAQRYLAFLINTPSDKVRLEDMPVIKEHPDVFSKELESLPPEREIFFKIDVTPGVALISKTPYRMAPTELKGLKLQLQDLLERDFIKESLARYYQRFIKGFSKIAGPLTELTKKSGKFIWSLKCEENFQELKRWLTRAPVLALPNGKDSFVVYTDASKEGLGCVLMQDECIKEAQEKDIEVQKWLEKVSKGEKSDFNLRVNGVLRSRNRIVVPNDEGLKKKILEETYRSKYKFWQNMQEVLGTKLNFSTTYHPQTDGQSEKTIQTLENMLRTCTLDFGKSWRNVAYKLELPPCLSRIHSVFHVSMLKKYHPDPSHVLQPENLEIDEALTYEEKPIKFLDRKVKELRNKRIPLVKVL from the exons ATGGACTGGTCAGCTCGCTACAATGCACAGTTGAATTGTAAGACGAAAATGATGAAATTGTGCATTCCAGGAGAGGCAACCctaaaattggatgtaaggggtagattagtcTCATCTGCTCTTATCTCTGGAATTCGAGTTAGAAAAATATTGAATAAGGGAGCTCAAAGATATTTGGCCtttcttataaatactcctagtgataaggtgagaTTGGAAGATATGCCCGTAATAAAAGAGCATCCGGATGTTTTTTCGAAAGAATTAGAGTCTTTACCTCCAGAAAGGGAAATAttttttaagattgatgtgactccgggaGTAGCACTTATCTCCAAGACGCCATATAGAATGGCTCCAACTGAATTGAAAGGGTTGAAATTACAGTTGCAAGATTTGTTAGAACGAGATTTTATCAAAGAAA gCTTAGCAAGGTATTACCAGAGATTCATCAAGGGATTTTCTAAGATTGCTGGACCCCTAACTGAGTTGACTAAGAAGAGTGGGAAATTTATATGGAGTCTGAAatgtgaagaaaattttcaagagttaaagagaTGGTTGACGAGAGCACCAGTGTTAGCTTTACCTAATGGAAAGGATAGCTTTGTGGTATATACAGATGCTTCCAAAGAAGGTTTGGGGTGTGTATTGATGCAGGATG AATGTATCAAAGAAGCTCAGGAGAAGGACATTGAAGTGCAAAAGTGGCTGGAGAAAGTTAGTAAAGGAGAAAAGTCAGATTTTAACCTAAGAGTAAATGGCGTGCTAAGATCTCGGAATCGTATAGTGGTGCCAAATGACGAAGGGCTtaagaagaaaattttagaagaaacaTACCGATCTAAGTACAAG TTCTGGCAAAAcatgcaagaagtgttggggactaaattgaattttagcacTACCTACCATCCtcagactgatggacaatcggagAAGACGATTCAGACTCTTGAGAACATGTTGAGAACCTGTACTTTGGATTTTGGAaagagttgga GGAATGTGGCTTATAAGTTGGAATTACCGCCATGTCTATCTCGGATCCATAGTGTTTTTCACGTATCcatgctcaagaaatatcatccagatcCGTCTCATGTCCTACAACCGGAAAATCTTGAGATTGATGAAGcactgacctatgaggagaaaccgataAAGTTTCTAGATCGtaaggtgaaagaattgaggaaTAAGCGAATTCCATTGGTGAAAGTTCTATGA